Proteins from a single region of Gordonia hongkongensis:
- a CDS encoding NADP-dependent isocitrate dehydrogenase gives MSAEQPTIIYTLTDEAPMLATHAFLPVVRTFAGAAGIAVETSDISVAARILAEFSDLLPDDQKVTDNLGELGKLTQESDTNIIKLPNISASVPQLLAAIKELQGKGYDLPDFPGNPKTDEERAIRDRYTKCLGSAVNPVLREGNSDRRAPKAVKEYAKKHPHSMGEWSMASRTHVAHMREGDFYHGEKSMTVSGDRKVKMELITDSGETLVLKPEVSLTDGDVIDSMFMSKKALIKFYEEQIDDAYKTGVMFSLHVKATMMRVSHPIVFGHAVKVFYREAFEKHGELFDELGVNVNNGLSDLYSKIESLPSAQREEIIDDLHKCHEHRPELAMVDSARGITNFHSPSDVIVDASMPAMIRAGGKMYGADGRLKDTKAVNPESTFSRIYQEMINFCKTNGQFDPTTMGTVPNVGLMAQKAEEYGSHDKTFEVPAGGTANITDLETGEVLLTQTVEEGDIWRLCIVKDAPIQDWIKLAVNRCRDSGMPVLFWLDPYRPHENELIKKVHKYLPDHDTEGLDIQIMSQVRAMRYTLERVVRGLDTISATGNILRDYLTDLFPILELGTSAKMLSIVPLMAGGGLYETGAGGSAPKHVKQLIEENHLRWDSLGEFLALAVSLEDVGKKFDDKRAVLLAKALDTATGKLLENDKGPSRKTGELDNRGSQFYLALYWAQELAAQTEDDELAKHFSSLAETLAANEDKIVEELNAVQGEQVDIGGYYYPDWDKTAAVMRPSTTFNEALAAAQR, from the coding sequence ATGAGTGCCGAACAGCCGACCATCATCTATACGCTGACCGACGAGGCACCCATGCTCGCCACTCACGCGTTTCTGCCGGTCGTGCGCACGTTCGCCGGGGCGGCCGGGATCGCCGTCGAGACCAGCGACATCTCCGTCGCGGCTCGCATCCTCGCCGAGTTCTCCGACCTCCTGCCCGATGACCAGAAGGTCACCGACAACCTGGGCGAGCTCGGCAAGCTGACCCAGGAGTCCGACACCAACATCATCAAGCTCCCCAACATCTCCGCGTCGGTCCCCCAGCTGCTCGCCGCCATCAAGGAGCTCCAGGGCAAGGGTTACGACCTGCCCGACTTCCCGGGCAACCCGAAGACCGACGAGGAGCGCGCGATTCGCGACCGGTACACCAAGTGCCTCGGTAGCGCCGTGAACCCCGTTCTGCGCGAAGGCAACTCGGACCGTCGAGCACCGAAGGCGGTCAAGGAGTACGCGAAGAAGCACCCGCACAGCATGGGTGAGTGGTCGATGGCATCGCGCACCCACGTCGCCCATATGCGCGAAGGCGACTTCTACCACGGCGAGAAGTCGATGACCGTCTCCGGCGACCGCAAGGTCAAGATGGAGCTGATCACCGACTCCGGCGAGACCCTCGTGCTCAAGCCCGAGGTGTCGCTGACCGACGGTGACGTCATCGACAGCATGTTCATGAGCAAGAAGGCCCTGATCAAGTTCTACGAGGAACAGATCGACGACGCCTACAAGACCGGCGTGATGTTCTCGCTGCACGTCAAGGCCACCATGATGCGGGTCTCGCACCCCATCGTCTTCGGGCACGCGGTCAAGGTCTTCTACCGCGAGGCCTTCGAGAAGCACGGCGAACTCTTCGACGAGCTCGGCGTCAACGTCAACAACGGGCTGTCGGATCTCTACAGCAAGATCGAGTCGCTGCCCAGCGCGCAGCGCGAGGAGATCATCGACGACCTGCACAAGTGCCACGAGCATCGCCCCGAGCTGGCGATGGTCGACTCGGCCCGCGGCATCACCAACTTCCACTCCCCCAGTGACGTCATCGTCGACGCCTCGATGCCGGCCATGATCCGCGCGGGCGGCAAGATGTACGGCGCCGACGGCCGGCTCAAGGACACCAAGGCCGTCAACCCGGAGTCGACCTTCTCCCGCATCTACCAGGAGATGATCAACTTCTGTAAGACCAACGGGCAGTTCGATCCCACGACGATGGGCACGGTGCCCAACGTCGGTCTGATGGCGCAGAAGGCCGAGGAGTACGGCTCGCACGACAAGACCTTCGAGGTCCCTGCGGGCGGCACCGCCAACATCACCGATCTGGAGACCGGCGAGGTGCTGCTCACCCAGACCGTCGAAGAGGGCGACATCTGGCGTCTGTGCATCGTCAAGGACGCGCCCATCCAGGACTGGATCAAGCTGGCCGTGAACCGGTGCCGCGATTCCGGGATGCCGGTGCTCTTCTGGCTCGACCCGTACCGCCCGCATGAGAACGAGCTGATCAAGAAGGTCCACAAGTACCTGCCGGATCACGACACCGAGGGCCTCGACATCCAGATCATGTCGCAGGTCCGCGCCATGCGGTACACCCTCGAGCGCGTCGTCCGCGGCCTGGACACCATCTCGGCCACGGGCAACATCCTGCGCGACTACCTGACCGACCTGTTCCCGATCCTGGAACTCGGCACCAGCGCCAAGATGCTGTCGATCGTCCCGCTGATGGCCGGCGGCGGACTCTACGAGACCGGCGCGGGCGGTTCAGCGCCGAAGCACGTCAAGCAGCTCATCGAGGAGAACCACCTCCGCTGGGACTCGCTCGGCGAGTTCCTCGCGCTCGCGGTGAGCCTCGAGGACGTGGGCAAGAAGTTCGACGACAAGCGCGCCGTTCTCCTCGCGAAGGCCCTCGACACCGCCACCGGCAAGCTGCTCGAGAACGACAAGGGACCGTCGCGCAAGACCGGCGAACTCGACAACCGCGGCAGCCAGTTCTACCTGGCGCTCTACTGGGCGCAGGAACTCGCCGCGCAGACCGAGGACGACGAGCTCGCGAAGCACTTCTCGTCGCTGGCCGAAACCCTCGCGGCCAACGAGGACAAGATCGTCGAGGAGCTCAACGCGGTGCAGGGCGAGCAGGTCGACATCGGCGGCTACTACTACCCCGACTGGGACAAGACCGCCGCCGTCATGCGTCCGAGCACGACGTTCAACGAGGCACTCGCCGCCGCGCAGCGCTGA
- a CDS encoding potassium-transporting ATPase subunit C codes for MNTVWSGFVRQCVAAAGMLLGLTIILGLVYPAAVWAISRVNTDGAEGSRVFDAAGCAVGSTLIGVDPQVDSGAPDPYLHARVVGAPDDPMATGDPAASAPTNQGPNSELLLTNVTARRALIAAREGVTPAQVPTDAVTGSGSGLDPHISPAYAELQVTRLARENRRSPAEIEAVIDAHTEGRQFGFLGEPRVNVLEVNLALGHVPPGCRAP; via the coding sequence ATGAACACAGTCTGGTCCGGCTTCGTCCGGCAATGCGTCGCCGCCGCGGGCATGCTCCTCGGTCTCACGATCATCCTCGGTCTCGTCTATCCCGCTGCCGTGTGGGCGATCTCGCGGGTGAACACCGACGGGGCGGAGGGCTCGCGGGTGTTCGACGCCGCGGGATGTGCGGTCGGTTCGACGCTGATCGGTGTCGATCCGCAGGTCGACTCGGGTGCGCCCGACCCTTACCTGCACGCCCGGGTGGTGGGCGCCCCGGACGACCCGATGGCGACCGGTGACCCGGCAGCGTCCGCGCCCACCAATCAGGGGCCCAACAGCGAGCTCCTGCTGACCAACGTCACCGCGCGTCGTGCGCTGATCGCCGCACGGGAGGGAGTGACACCCGCGCAGGTGCCCACCGACGCGGTGACCGGGTCGGGGTCGGGACTCGACCCGCACATCAGTCCCGCCTATGCCGAGCTACAGGTCACTCGGCTCGCGCGCGAGAACCGTCGGTCACCCGCGGAGATCGAGGCGGTCATCGACGCGCACACCGAGGGCAGACAGTTCGGATTCCTCGGTGAGCCCCGCGTGAATGTCCTCGAGGTGAA
- the kdpA gene encoding potassium-transporting ATPase subunit KdpA: MNTTVAGLLQGAALLVILAVAYIPLGDHMARVYSSDKDLRVERVLYRMARVDSRRQQTWVGYALAVLAFSLISFLVVYLLQRLQGVLPWSDGKSGVAPSMAFNTAISFVSNTNWQSFSPEVVMSNLTQMLGLAVQNFVSAAVGLAVAIAVIRGIVSRRGTGEIGNFWVDLVRGSVRILLPLSLVLATLLITQGLVQSWHTGFGWTTLDGADARSMLGPFASQEAIKELGTNGGGTLSANSAHPFSNPTPLSNLLEIAALLLIPVCLTRTYGTLVGDRRQGLTLLAVMAAIWSLMLTLVWVFESRTAGAASAAAGAMMEGKEVRFGIPGSALFAVSTTGTSTGAVNSAHDSFSAVGGGAVLWNMLLGEVAPGGVGSGLYGILVMAMITVFIGGLLVGRSPTFLGKRIGQHEITMAALYVLVMPALVLIGTGISMILGSTTQAQGNSGEPGTPGSIHGFSEVLYAYASAANNNGSAFGGLTVTGDWFQTSLGMAMLLGRFLPIVLVLALAGLLARQTPRGGDARSGDPARPSAATGDRVGGASTAVLTVPADTATDDVAAETRSTLPTSGLLFGFLLTATIVLVAGLTFFPAMALGPIAEALL; the protein is encoded by the coding sequence GTGAACACAACTGTTGCGGGACTGCTCCAGGGGGCCGCGCTCCTCGTCATCCTCGCCGTCGCCTACATCCCGTTGGGCGATCACATGGCGCGGGTGTACAGCAGCGACAAGGACCTGCGCGTCGAGCGCGTCCTCTACCGGATGGCGCGGGTCGATTCGCGCCGCCAGCAGACCTGGGTGGGTTACGCCCTTGCGGTGCTGGCCTTTTCGCTGATCTCGTTCCTCGTCGTCTACCTGCTGCAGCGTCTGCAGGGGGTGTTGCCGTGGTCCGACGGAAAGTCCGGTGTGGCCCCGTCGATGGCGTTCAACACCGCGATCTCCTTCGTCAGCAACACCAACTGGCAGTCCTTCTCGCCCGAAGTGGTGATGAGCAACCTGACACAGATGCTCGGCCTCGCCGTCCAGAACTTCGTCTCGGCAGCGGTGGGTCTGGCGGTCGCGATCGCGGTCATCCGCGGGATCGTGAGCCGCCGCGGAACCGGCGAGATCGGGAACTTCTGGGTGGACCTGGTGCGCGGATCGGTCCGAATCCTGTTGCCGCTCAGCCTCGTCCTCGCGACACTGCTGATCACCCAGGGGCTGGTGCAGTCCTGGCACACCGGGTTCGGGTGGACCACCCTCGACGGTGCCGACGCGCGGAGCATGCTCGGCCCGTTCGCCTCGCAGGAGGCCATCAAGGAACTCGGCACCAACGGTGGCGGGACACTGTCGGCGAACTCGGCACACCCGTTCTCCAACCCGACGCCGCTGTCGAACCTGTTGGAGATCGCCGCACTCCTGTTGATCCCGGTCTGCCTGACGCGCACTTACGGAACACTCGTCGGCGACCGCCGGCAGGGACTGACGCTGCTGGCCGTGATGGCCGCGATCTGGTCGCTGATGCTCACGCTCGTATGGGTCTTCGAGAGCCGCACCGCCGGGGCCGCTTCCGCGGCTGCCGGGGCGATGATGGAAGGCAAGGAGGTCCGGTTCGGGATCCCCGGATCGGCGCTGTTCGCGGTGTCGACGACCGGCACGTCGACCGGCGCGGTGAACTCCGCGCACGACAGTTTCTCGGCGGTCGGCGGCGGCGCCGTCCTGTGGAACATGCTGCTCGGTGAGGTCGCACCCGGCGGTGTGGGATCGGGTCTGTACGGCATCCTCGTGATGGCGATGATCACCGTCTTCATCGGTGGTCTGCTCGTCGGGCGCTCGCCCACCTTCCTCGGTAAACGCATCGGACAGCACGAGATCACCATGGCCGCGCTGTACGTGCTGGTGATGCCGGCGCTCGTGCTGATCGGCACCGGGATCTCCATGATCCTGGGATCGACGACGCAGGCGCAGGGCAACAGCGGAGAGCCGGGCACTCCGGGCTCGATCCACGGGTTCAGCGAAGTCCTGTACGCGTACGCGTCGGCGGCGAACAACAACGGCAGTGCGTTCGGCGGACTCACGGTGACCGGTGACTGGTTCCAGACCTCGCTCGGCATGGCCATGCTCTTGGGCCGTTTCCTGCCCATCGTGCTGGTGCTCGCGCTGGCCGGGCTGCTCGCCCGGCAGACGCCACGCGGTGGTGACGCCCGGTCCGGGGACCCCGCGCGACCGTCGGCCGCCACCGGGGACCGAGTCGGCGGCGCGTCGACCGCGGTTCTCACCGTCCCTGCCGACACCGCCACCGATGACGTTGCGGCGGAGACGCGTTCGACCCTGCCCACCTCCGGACTCCTGTTCGGATTCCTCCTGACCGCGACCATCGTGCTCGTCGCCGGTCTCACCTTCTTCCCGGCCATGGCGCTGGGACCGATTGCCGAGGCACTGCTGTGA
- a CDS encoding DNA-3-methyladenine glycosylase I, whose product MPDDTITIADGRARCLWAAREPETTYHDTEWGFPIAGDTALFERVCLEGFQSGLSWRTILIKRENFRAAFAGFDIERVARFTEADVARLLADAGIIRHRGKIEASINNARRAVELIDEQGSLESYFWNYAPAGDHVPGSMTTSPESLALSKDLKKRGWRFVGPTTMFALMQATGMVNDHAYGCVIREDVEAALRKASPHKL is encoded by the coding sequence ATGCCTGACGACACCATAACGATCGCCGACGGTCGAGCGCGTTGCCTGTGGGCGGCGCGTGAGCCGGAGACCACCTACCACGACACGGAGTGGGGGTTCCCGATCGCCGGTGACACGGCGCTGTTCGAGCGTGTCTGCCTCGAGGGCTTCCAGTCGGGTCTGAGCTGGCGGACGATCCTGATCAAGCGGGAGAACTTCCGTGCGGCGTTCGCGGGGTTCGACATCGAACGCGTGGCACGCTTCACCGAGGCCGACGTCGCCAGGCTGCTCGCCGACGCCGGCATCATCCGACACCGCGGCAAGATCGAGGCATCGATCAACAATGCTCGCCGGGCCGTCGAATTGATCGACGAGCAGGGGTCGCTGGAGTCCTATTTCTGGAACTATGCCCCCGCCGGGGACCACGTACCCGGTTCGATGACGACCTCGCCCGAGTCGCTCGCTCTGTCTAAGGACCTGAAGAAGCGCGGCTGGCGGTTCGTCGGTCCGACCACGATGTTCGCCCTCATGCAGGCAACGGGAATGGTCAACGACCACGCGTACGGCTGCGTGATCCGCGAGGACGTGGAAGCGGCGCTGCGCAAGGCGAGCCCGCACAAATTGTAG
- the sigK gene encoding ECF RNA polymerase sigma factor SigK, whose protein sequence is MNDTELSTLLARVATGDMDAFAQFYDATCDRVYGMTLRVLRDPGYSEEATQETFLAVWRNADAYDPASGSALSWILTLAHRRAVDRVRSESAATRRTVAYGIADTGREVDEVSESVERREIARLIHTGLETLTPLQRQAIELAYFHGLTYREVAEHLDVALPTVKSRIRDGLIRLRQTVPVRVA, encoded by the coding sequence ATGAATGACACCGAACTGAGCACTCTCCTCGCCCGGGTGGCCACCGGCGACATGGACGCGTTCGCACAGTTCTACGACGCGACGTGTGACCGGGTCTACGGCATGACGCTGCGTGTCCTCCGCGATCCGGGCTACAGCGAGGAGGCCACCCAGGAGACGTTCCTGGCGGTCTGGCGCAATGCCGATGCCTACGATCCCGCGTCCGGCTCCGCATTGTCGTGGATTCTCACGCTCGCGCATCGTCGCGCGGTCGATCGCGTGCGCTCGGAGTCGGCGGCGACCCGCCGGACCGTCGCCTACGGCATCGCCGACACCGGCCGCGAGGTCGACGAGGTCAGCGAATCGGTGGAGCGACGCGAGATCGCCCGCCTGATCCACACCGGCCTGGAAACCCTCACCCCGCTGCAGCGCCAGGCGATCGAGCTCGCCTACTTCCATGGGCTCACCTACCGCGAGGTCGCCGAACATCTCGACGTCGCCCTGCCGACCGTCAAGTCCCGCATCCGGGACGGCCTGATCAGGCTCCGGCAGACCGTGCCGGTTCGCGTCGCCTGA
- a CDS encoding Asp/Glu/hydantoin racemase yields the protein MTAQIGIGMVCPFDMALDRELWRWMPDSVSLYFTRTGFIDAPVDVELCRDLNNHAEIAAAVRAVSSVGPRSFGYACASGSFVYGMAGALEISNCMVAAGADRAVTTSEALIRALDALNVGTLSVATPYTASLTGLLCDFLAESGRSVVAQAGLGRNSEIWTIPYHVTADLIRAADHPDAEAIFVSCTNLWTYDILAGLEAELGKPVLSANQVTAWATLCDAGVLGEINGPAGTSDGHAQTLFARSIAA from the coding sequence ATGACGGCCCAGATCGGTATCGGGATGGTGTGCCCGTTCGACATGGCTCTCGATCGTGAGCTGTGGCGGTGGATGCCGGATTCGGTGTCGCTGTACTTCACCCGCACCGGTTTCATCGACGCGCCGGTGGACGTGGAACTGTGCCGCGACCTCAACAACCACGCCGAGATCGCCGCCGCCGTGCGCGCCGTCTCGTCGGTCGGTCCGCGCTCCTTCGGTTACGCCTGCGCGTCGGGCAGCTTCGTTTACGGGATGGCCGGTGCGCTCGAGATCTCGAACTGCATGGTCGCGGCCGGCGCCGACCGGGCGGTGACGACGTCCGAGGCCCTGATCCGCGCCCTCGATGCGCTGAACGTCGGCACGCTCTCGGTCGCCACGCCGTACACCGCGTCCCTCACCGGCCTGCTGTGCGATTTCCTCGCCGAGTCCGGCCGGAGCGTCGTCGCCCAGGCGGGGCTCGGGCGGAACTCCGAGATCTGGACCATTCCGTACCACGTGACCGCTGACCTCATCCGCGCCGCGGACCACCCCGACGCCGAGGCGATCTTCGTGTCCTGCACCAACCTGTGGACCTACGACATCCTCGCCGGCCTCGAAGCCGAACTCGGCAAGCCCGTCCTGTCGGCGAACCAGGTCACCGCCTGGGCGACCCTGTGCGACGCCGGAGTCCTCGGCGAGATCAACGGGCCCGCGGGCACGTCGGACGGCCATGCGCAGACACTGTTTGCCCGTAGCATTGCCGCATGA
- a CDS encoding adenylate/guanylate cyclase domain-containing protein — protein MTGADDSTRDRDGLPDPGPTDDDATSDADEPSAANDRTGGSTRRRGDRLPVRRDDPDRPGPGRRMADLLARTDSSAGVVKAARAARDLIPHDESPITGPRASDRVARLISESRPEKPSAIRELGLASIQVWQALVTTRRRRSERTPVPATILFTDLVGFSTWALHAGDDQVLQLLRDVNGVTENIVRSRGGRIVKHLGDGTMAVFIDGVEAIEAGHEVIVAVSALTVGDYRPQLRAGLHTGEPRAVGDDFLGVDVNVAARVAAAAGAGELLASGATVEAAGADRYATRRRRFRAKGVPRDIEVFAVVPRYSD, from the coding sequence GTGACCGGAGCCGACGATTCGACACGTGACCGCGACGGTCTCCCGGATCCCGGTCCGACTGACGACGATGCGACATCCGACGCGGACGAACCCTCCGCAGCGAACGATAGAACCGGTGGGTCGACCCGTCGTCGGGGCGACCGGCTTCCCGTCCGACGCGACGATCCCGACCGTCCCGGACCCGGGCGCCGGATGGCCGACCTGCTGGCCCGCACCGACTCCAGCGCCGGGGTCGTCAAGGCGGCTCGCGCCGCACGAGATCTGATCCCGCACGACGAGAGCCCGATCACCGGGCCGCGTGCATCCGACCGCGTGGCACGCCTCATCAGCGAGTCCCGGCCCGAAAAACCCAGTGCCATACGAGAGCTCGGCCTCGCATCGATCCAGGTGTGGCAGGCGTTGGTGACCACACGACGTCGTCGATCCGAACGCACCCCAGTCCCCGCCACCATCTTGTTCACCGATCTCGTCGGATTCTCGACGTGGGCCCTGCATGCCGGAGACGACCAGGTCCTCCAACTCCTGCGCGACGTCAACGGCGTCACCGAGAACATCGTGCGCAGCCGCGGCGGACGCATCGTCAAACATCTCGGCGACGGGACGATGGCCGTGTTCATCGACGGTGTCGAAGCGATCGAGGCCGGTCACGAGGTGATCGTCGCCGTGAGTGCCCTGACGGTCGGGGACTACCGGCCACAGCTGCGAGCCGGTCTCCACACCGGCGAACCGCGGGCGGTCGGTGACGATTTCCTCGGTGTCGATGTGAACGTCGCCGCTCGGGTCGCGGCAGCGGCGGGAGCCGGTGAGCTGTTGGCCAGCGGAGCGACCGTCGAGGCCGCCGGCGCCGATCGGTACGCCACTCGTCGTCGGCGATTCCGCGCCAAGGGGGTACCGCGCGACATCGAGGTGTTCGCCGTCGTGCCCCGCTACTCCGACTGA
- a CDS encoding potassium-transporting ATPase subunit F, producing the protein MTADGVTNVVLLALAAATVLFLLVALVFPERF; encoded by the coding sequence GTGACCGCGGACGGGGTGACCAACGTCGTGCTGCTGGCCCTGGCCGCCGCGACGGTGCTGTTCCTCCTGGTGGCGCTCGTGTTCCCGGAGAGGTTCTGA
- the kdpB gene encoding potassium-transporting ATPase subunit KdpB, translating into MDPTDPEPTLVSRGAFDGRSLVTSMPLALRKLSPPDQARNPVMFVVFLGAVVTTALAVLRPSWFSWTVAAWLWFTVLFANLAEAVAEGRGRAQADSLRKVKRDTVARRLIVDDDVAGVGATQEVAGSDLRIGDLVVVEAGEVIAGDGDVVDGIATVDESAITGESAPVVRESGGDRSAVTGGTVVLSDRIVVRITTAPGETFVDRMITLVEGAARTKTPNEIALDILLTSLTVIFLLAVVAVAPMQEYAGQSPDPVKLIALLVCLIPTTIGALLSSIGIAGMDRLVQRNVMAMSGRAVEAAGDIDTLLMDKTGTITYGNRRATDLFPAPGVAVEELARIAHRCSLADDTPEGRSIVDLCRTAYGVDADVETGPDRPVSDTIIPFTAQTRMSGVDSRAGGNPVEYRKGAADAVTRWVTAGNGVVDDTVAADVERISSAGGTPLVVGVRAHGQPARVMGVVALSDVVKPGMTARFAQLRAMGIRTVMVTGDNPLTARAIATEAGVDDFVAEATPEQKLDLIRSEQAAGRLVAMTGDGTNDAPALAQADVGLAMNTGTSAAKEAGNMVDLDSDPTKLIEVVGIGKQLLITRGALTTFSLANDLAKYFAILPAMFTAVYPQLDALNIMGLHSAQSAIVSAVIFNALIIVALIPLSLRGVRYRPDSASKVLGRNLLVYGIGGVVTPFVGIWLIDLLVRVLPGMG; encoded by the coding sequence GTGGATCCCACCGACCCCGAGCCGACACTGGTGTCGCGCGGCGCCTTCGACGGGCGTTCGCTGGTGACGTCGATGCCGCTGGCACTGCGGAAGCTCAGCCCGCCCGATCAGGCCCGGAACCCGGTGATGTTCGTCGTGTTCCTCGGCGCGGTGGTGACCACCGCGCTCGCGGTGCTGCGGCCGTCCTGGTTCAGCTGGACCGTCGCCGCCTGGCTGTGGTTCACCGTCCTGTTCGCCAACCTCGCCGAAGCCGTCGCCGAGGGACGCGGCCGGGCGCAGGCCGACAGCCTTCGAAAGGTGAAGCGGGACACCGTCGCCCGTCGGCTCATTGTCGACGACGACGTCGCCGGGGTCGGGGCGACCCAGGAGGTCGCCGGCAGCGACCTGCGGATCGGCGACCTCGTCGTGGTCGAAGCGGGCGAGGTCATCGCCGGTGACGGCGACGTCGTCGACGGAATCGCCACCGTGGACGAGTCGGCGATCACCGGTGAGTCGGCGCCGGTCGTCCGCGAATCCGGTGGCGATCGGTCGGCGGTCACCGGCGGAACCGTGGTGCTCTCCGACCGCATCGTCGTTCGGATCACCACGGCGCCGGGGGAGACCTTCGTCGACCGGATGATCACGCTCGTCGAGGGCGCCGCGCGGACGAAGACCCCCAACGAGATCGCGCTCGACATCCTGCTGACGAGCCTGACGGTGATCTTCCTCCTGGCGGTCGTCGCCGTCGCACCGATGCAGGAGTACGCCGGGCAGTCACCCGACCCGGTGAAACTGATCGCGCTGCTGGTATGCCTCATACCGACGACCATCGGCGCCCTGCTCAGCTCGATCGGCATCGCCGGCATGGATCGGCTGGTGCAGCGCAACGTCATGGCCATGTCGGGGCGCGCGGTCGAGGCGGCCGGCGACATCGACACCCTGCTGATGGACAAGACCGGGACGATCACCTACGGCAATCGTCGTGCCACCGACCTGTTCCCGGCACCGGGCGTGGCCGTCGAGGAACTGGCACGGATCGCCCACCGGTGCAGCCTCGCCGACGACACCCCCGAGGGACGAAGCATCGTCGACCTCTGCCGGACCGCATACGGGGTGGACGCCGACGTGGAGACGGGCCCAGACCGTCCGGTCAGCGACACGATCATCCCGTTCACCGCGCAGACCCGGATGAGCGGCGTAGACTCCCGGGCCGGCGGGAACCCGGTCGAATACCGCAAGGGCGCCGCCGATGCGGTCACCCGGTGGGTCACGGCCGGGAATGGCGTTGTCGACGACACGGTCGCCGCCGACGTGGAACGGATCTCGTCGGCGGGTGGCACACCCCTGGTGGTCGGCGTCCGTGCCCACGGGCAACCGGCCCGGGTCATGGGCGTGGTCGCGCTGTCCGATGTGGTGAAGCCCGGCATGACAGCGCGGTTCGCGCAGCTCCGAGCGATGGGCATCCGCACCGTGATGGTCACCGGCGACAACCCGCTCACCGCCCGGGCCATCGCGACCGAGGCCGGTGTCGACGACTTCGTCGCCGAGGCCACACCCGAGCAGAAGCTGGATCTCATCCGCTCGGAGCAGGCCGCCGGACGTCTCGTCGCGATGACCGGCGACGGCACCAACGACGCACCCGCACTGGCGCAGGCCGACGTGGGTCTCGCGATGAACACCGGGACCTCGGCGGCCAAGGAAGCCGGCAACATGGTGGATCTCGACTCCGACCCGACGAAACTCATCGAGGTCGTCGGCATCGGCAAGCAGTTGCTGATCACCCGAGGTGCCCTGACGACGTTCTCGCTCGCCAACGACCTCGCGAAGTACTTCGCGATCCTGCCCGCGATGTTCACCGCCGTCTATCCACAACTCGACGCCCTGAACATCATGGGCCTGCATTCGGCGCAGTCGGCGATCGTGTCCGCGGTGATCTTCAACGCTCTGATCATCGTGGCGCTCATCCCGCTGTCGCTGCGCGGCGTGCGCTACCGGCCGGACTCGGCGTCGAAGGTGTTGGGCCGCAACCTACTGGTCTACGGAATCGGTGGGGTGGTCACGCCGTTCGTCGGCATCTGGCTGATCGATCTCCTCGTTCGTGTTCTTCCGGGAATGGGATGA
- a CDS encoding PPOX class F420-dependent oxidoreductase, producing the protein MTSSAATFGEAGTAKYVNLTTYRKDGTAVTSPLWAALDGDQLVMWTVADSWKVKRLRRDPRVVVQACDVRGHKSFGAPVSGTAEVLDAADSGRVKKAIADKYGLLGKITILGSKLRRGDHGSVGIVITPTT; encoded by the coding sequence ATGACCTCGAGCGCGGCGACATTCGGCGAAGCAGGCACCGCCAAGTACGTGAATCTCACGACCTACCGCAAGGACGGCACCGCGGTGACCTCGCCGCTGTGGGCGGCGCTCGACGGCGACCAGCTCGTCATGTGGACCGTCGCGGATTCGTGGAAGGTCAAGCGCCTCCGCCGGGATCCGCGCGTCGTCGTGCAGGCCTGTGATGTGCGGGGCCACAAGTCTTTCGGCGCACCGGTCAGCGGTACCGCCGAAGTGCTCGACGCGGCGGACAGCGGCCGCGTCAAGAAGGCCATCGCGGACAAGTACGGACTCCTGGGCAAGATCACGATCCTGGGCAGCAAGCTCCGCCGGGGCGATCACGGCAGCGTGGGGATCGTCATCACGCCTACGACGTAG